Proteins encoded by one window of Erwinia pyrifoliae DSM 12163:
- a CDS encoding inverse autotransporter beta domain-containing protein, whose protein sequence is MAFLWSPFVKIKHQQPVPLRIKLFAWANIAVQSAFPLAMAFTPATAGADTDRHIDKTAKEHPVKTRIYVLSPGETSASVAKKFRITXKALRKLNVLRTFAHGFDNLQPGDELDVPAXMPDGKPDSPAKTGDEQAATXPLKDDEGAMKMADMASRAGTLLSNSPDGDAALSMARGQISAVASGQVQQWLNQFGTARVQLEADEHFSLKNSQVDLLIPFYEQNDELLFTQGSLHRTDDRTQANLGFGLRYFAPSYMLGGNIFGDYDLSHEHSRTGIGVEYWRDFLKLSANGYLRLSDWRDSPNMKEYQERPANGWDIRAQAWLPSLPQLGGKLTYEQYYGKGVALFGKENLQQNPRAITAGVNFTPFPLLMLGAEHRQGASGKNDKRISADFSYRLGLPWQQQINPQAVATMRSLAGSRYDLVERNNHILLQYRKKETVRLHTVDRVTGYAGEKKSLGVSVNSQYGLERIDWSASSLLACGGQLVREDAGNWSVILPEYQPGAQAVNTWTVSGVAVDKKGNVSARADTQVTVAQSAIDASMSPVIPAKITLVADGKTQQQLVLSINDRDGKPVDIAESEISVQQESKIRAAGATTMTAFSRRAAGEYIATLTAGTLPESFTIIPSARNVRFAPVSVVLDNADSIVVKEPIRVTPASAVVGDTVTYAAVLTDKQGNPQGAGIPVHWRANDGSTLNEQTTRSDETGTAVVTLTRTQXGTAKVSLTIPSGQYTAPDVVFSATDGTRDPELSFANAQQNVTWTKNFSXSQAVKGLPGDVEQKWSSTDESVATVNKVGKVTLLKSGQTTITVKTSANEHFIPGQASYLLKIDRADPQLEVRDGNAVTASWADGNDWNITPTFGNIDADGXLKATYVSKNTGVVTVADNGVLQAVKPGSTRLTVSTPKTDQFKAASVEVPYRLEKGTVDLSFKEAVIKTTDEAPFTLQLPEKTVPSDASITWDSSDVKVLNISSTGSLQHKAKGKARLTLSVAANDYYHASSGDYEVRIYSKPSVSIGEISYFSKGSPAIKGNWTPVFTDDDLVVNWNTDSSDEFSKAEXVMVYLKDSKGKTFAKKRVDSHSGKVVTRFEPETSFWGNKLHIELEAHGYGGLIDSGKSAVIDVRNLKPHEIWKKFDVKSHVKIYSANSVPHEKCTGLTDMGVYSVVDGGEVDFGGKELISPMDFIGMSKGESVNQDFIGPFSITQSNIVSNLSIQFGKREIGPNCGTNHAGTFFIGAYVNYNGKTFEYWSDRPHTWFGNGGAINNIYTDTLK, encoded by the coding sequence GTGGCCTTTTTATGGAGTCCGTTTGTGAAAATAAAACACCAGCAGCCCGTCCCCTTACGCATTAAGCTGTTTGCCTGGGCAAATATTGCCGTGCAGTCTGCTTTTCCGCTGGCGATGGCTTTTACGCCAGCAACGGCAGGAGCCGACACTGACCGCCATATTGACAAAACGGCGAAGGAGCACCCCGTCAAGACACGAATATACGTNCTGTCTCCGGGTGAAACCTCCGCGTCGGTAGCAAAAAAATTCCGTATAACCCNGAAAGCACTGCGCAAGCTCAACGTGCTGCGCACCTTCGCGCACGGTTTTGATAACCTGCAGCCCGGTGATGAACTGGATGTACCTGCANTGATGCCGGATGGGAAACCGGATTCTCCTGCCAAAACCGGGGATGAACAAGCCGCCACGNCGCCCCTGAAGGACGACGAAGGCGCCATGAAAATGGCCGATATGGCCTCCCGGGCGGGAACCCTTCTGTCAAACAGTCCGGACGGAGACGCAGCTTTATCCATGGCTCGCGGTCAAATCAGCGCCGTGGCCAGCGGGCAGGTGCAGCAGTGGCTGAACCAGTTCGGTACGGCGCGCGTTCAGCTGGAGGCGGATGAACACTTTTCNCTGAAAAACTCTCAGGTTGACCTGCTTATCCCTTTTTACGAACAAAATGACGAACTTCTCTTCACTCAGGGCAGCCTGCACCGTACCGATGACCGCACCCAGGCTAACCTCGGGTTCGGGCTGCGTTACTTCGCGCCCTCTTACATGCTGGGTGGTAATATCTTCGGTGACTATGACCTGTCACACGAGCACAGCCGCACCGGGATAGGCGTGGAGTACTGGCGTGATTTCCTGAAGCTGTCTGCCAACGGTTACCTGCGCCTCAGCGACTGGCGGGATTCGCCGAATATGAAAGAATATCAGGAGCGCCCGGCCAACGGCTGGGACATTCGTGCACAGGCCTGGTTGCCATCGCTGCCGCAGCTCGGTGGTAAGCTCACTTACGAGCAGTATTACGGCAAAGGGGTGGCTCTGTTTGGCAAGGAAAACCTGCAGCAGAACCCACGCGCCATCACGGCGGGCGTGAATTTCACCCCGTTCCCGCTGCTGATGCTTGGCGCAGAGCATCGTCAGGGGGCGTCAGGAAAAAATGATAAGCGAATAAGCGCCGACTTCAGCTATCGGCTGGGCCTGCCGTGGCAGCAGCAGATAAACCCGCAGGCGGTCGCCACAATGCGCAGCCTGGCAGGAAGCCGTTACGACCTGGTGGAGCGAAATAATCATATTCTGCTGCAATATCGCAAAAAAGAGACAGTACGGCTGCATACGGTCGATCGGGTGACCGGCTATGCCGGCGAAAAGAAGTCACTGGGCGTATCGGTCAACAGTCAGTACGGTCTGGAACGCATCGACTGGTCGGCATCTTCACTGCTGGCTTGCGGGGGGCAACTGGTACGCGAAGATGCGGGCAACTGGAGCGTGATACTGCCGGAATATCAGCCCGGCGCGCAGGCCGTTAATACCTGGACAGTCAGCGGCGTGGCGGTGGACAAAAAAGGGAACGTTTCTGCCAGAGCCGACACGCAGGTGACGGTGGCACAGTCGGCCATTGACGCCAGCATGAGCCCGGTCATTCCGGCAAAAATAACGCTCGTGGCCGACGGGAAAACGCAGCAGCAGCTGGTCCTCAGCATCAACGATCGCGATGGCAAACCGGTTGATATTGCGGAAAGCGAAATCAGCGTACAGCAGGAATCAAAAATTCGTGCCGCTGGCGCCACAACGATGACGGCATTCAGCCGCCGCGCAGCCGGGGAATATATCGCCACCCTGACGGCCGGCACACTGCCGGAATCCTTCACTATCATCCCTTCAGCGCGAAACGTTCGTTTTGCACCAGTCAGCGTAGTGCTGGACAACGCTGATTCGATCGTGGTTAAAGAGCCCATTCGCGTTACGCCGGCTTCTGCCGTCGTGGGGGACACAGTCACCTATGCTGCCGTGTTGACGGATAAGCAGGGCAACCCGCAGGGGGCCGGTATCCCGGTTCACTGGCGCGCCAATGATGGCAGCACCTTAAACGAACAGACGACCAGGAGCGACGAAACCGGCACAGCCGTTGTGACCCTGACACGTACGCAGNCCGGTACGGCAAAGGTCAGCCTGACCATACCATCGGGCCAGTATACCGCGCCGGACGTCGTGTTTAGCGCTACGGACGGAACCCGGGATCCGGAACTGAGCTTTGCGAATGCACAGCAAAATGTGACCTGGACTAAAAACTTCAGCNACTCGCAGGCTGTAAAAGGCCTACCCGGTGACGTTGAACAGAAGTGGTCCAGTACGGATGAGAGCGTGGCAACGGTGAATAAAGTGGGTAAGGTGACTTTACTGAAGTCGGGTCAAACTACCATCACGGTCAAAACCTCTGCGAATGAGCACTTCATTCCGGGCCAGGCCAGTTATCTGCTGAAGATTGACAGGGCAGATCCACAGCTGGAAGTTCGGGACGGTAACGCCGTTACAGCCAGCTGGGCTGACGGTAATGACTGGAACATTACGCCAACTTTCGGCAATATCGACGCAGATGGCAGNCTGAAAGCGACCTATGTCAGCAAAAACACCGGGGTGGTGACGGTGGCAGATAACGGAGTATTGCAGGCCGTAAAACCTGGCAGCACCCGCCTGACGGTAAGTACACCGAAGACAGACCAGTTTAAAGCCGCCTCTGTTGAAGTGCCCTACCGGCTGGAAAAGGGAACAGTCGACCTCAGCTTTAAAGAGGCTGTAATAAAGACAACGGATGAAGCCCCCTTCACACTGCAGTTGCCCGAAAAGACGGTTCCGTCAGATGCCTCTATTACCTGGGATTCTTCTGATGTAAAAGTACTGAACATATCCAGTACGGGAAGCCTGCAGCACAAAGCCAAAGGTAAAGCCCGGCTAACGCTCAGCGTTGCTGCCAATGACTATTACCACGCCAGTTCCGGCGATTACGAGGTGCGGATTTACAGTAAACCCTCCGTTAGTATTGGTGAGATCAGTTACTTCAGTAAAGGTTCGCCGGCGATTAAAGGTAACTGGACGCCGGTATTTACTGACGACGATCTTGTTGTGAATTGGAATACAGACAGTTCAGATGAATTCAGTAAAGCGGAATNCGTCATGGTTTATCTGAAAGACAGTAAGGGAAAAACGTTTGCAAAGAAACGTGTGGATTCCCATTCAGGCAAAGTAGTGACCAGATTCGAGCCAGAAACCTCGTTCTGGGGTAATAAACTGCATATAGAGCTGGAGGCACATGGATATGGTGGGCTGATTGATAGCGGAAAGTCAGCTGTAATAGACGTGAGAAATCTGAAGCCACACGAAATCTGGAAAAAATTCGATGTAAAATCTCATGTTAAAATCTATTCAGCTAATAGCGTCCCGCATGAGAAGTGCACGGGCCTCACAGATATGGGGGTTTATTCCGTTGTTGACGGGGGCGAGGTAGATTTTGGCGGTAAGGAATTAATATCACCGATGGACTTTATCGGGATGTCGAAGGGAGAATCCGTTAATCAGGATTTCATTGGTCCATTTTCGATTACCCAGAGCAATATCGTTTCAAACTTATCTATTCAATTCGGCAAAAGAGAAATTGGCCCGAATTGCGGTACCAATCACGCCGGCACCTTTTTTATAGGAGCGTATGTTAATTATAACGGTAAAACTTTTGAATATTGGTCTGATCGCCCTCATACCTGGTTTGGGAACGGCGGGGCAATAAACAATATTTATACTGATACTTTGAAATAA
- a CDS encoding inverse autotransporter beta domain-containing protein has product MAFLWSPFVKIKHQQPVPLRIKLFAWANIAVQSAFPLAMAFTPATAGADTDRHIDKTAKEHPVKTRIYVLSPGETSASVAKKFRITXKALRKLNVLRTFAHGFDNLQPGDELDVPAVMPDGKPDSPAKTGDEQAATXPLKDDEGAMKMADMASRAGTLLSNSPDGDAALSMARGQISAVASGQVQQWLNQFGTARVQLEADEXFSLKNSQVDLLIPFYEQNDELLFTQGSLHRTDDRTQANLGFGLRYFAPSYMLGGNIFGDYDLSHEHSRTGIGVEYWRDFLKLSANGYLRLSDWRDSPNMKEYQERPANGWDIRAQAWLPSLPQLGGKLTYEQYYGKGVALFGKENLQQNPRAITAGVNFTPFPLLMLGAEHRQGASGKNDKRISADFSYRLGLPWQQQINPQAVATMRSLAGSRYDLVERNNHILLQYRKKETVRLHTVDRVTGYAGEKKSLGVSVNSQYGLERIDWSASSLLACGGQLVREDAGNWSVILPEYQPGAQAVNTWTVSGVAVDKKGNVSARADTQVTVAQSAIDASMSPVIPAKITLVADGKTQQQLVLSINDRDGKPVDIAESEISVQQESKIRAAGATTMTAFSRRAAGEYIATLTAGTLPESFTIIPSARNVRFAPVSVVLDNADSIVVKEPIRVTPASAVVGDTVTYAAVLTDKQGNPQGAGIPVHWRANDGSTLNEQTTRSDETGTAVVTLTRTQXGTAKVSLTIPSGQYTAPDVVFSATDGTRDPELSFANAQQNVTWTKNFSXSQAVKGLPGDVEQKWSSTDESVATVNKVGKVTLLKSGQTTITVKTSANEHFIPGQASYLLKIDRADPQLEVRDGNAVTASWGDGNDWXITPTFGNIDADGXLXATYVSKNTGVVTVADNGVLQAVKPGSTRLTVSTPKTDQFKAASVEIAYQLDKGTVDLSFKEAAXKTTDEAPFTLQLPEKTVPSDASITWDSSDVKVLNISSTGSLQHKAKGKARLTLSVAANDYYHASSGDYEVWIYSQPYIDKGSISYFSKGLPAIKGDWTPVFTDDGLHISWDTDTSDEFSKAEYVMXYLKDSKGNTLAQERVDSPSGRSTIEFEPKASFWGNKLRVELAAHGYGGLIYSAKSPEINVRNLKPHEIWEKFDVKSRVQIYSADHTPLNTCSSMPSESTGFYAVVEGGKVDFGGKVLISPMDFRGGTDGLQNSEERFGYFPETHDDIVSDLSIQFGEREIGPKCRVSHKGHFSMKAYVRYHGQDFVYQAAGSHFWLGNGIYSEKNFVDTFVDTSK; this is encoded by the coding sequence GTGGCCTTTTTATGGAGTCCGTTTGTGAAAATAAAACACCAGCAGCCCGTCCCCTTACGCATTAAGCTGTTTGCCTGGGCAAATATTGCCGTGCAGTCTGCTTTTCCGCTGGCGATGGCTTTTACGCCAGCAACGGCAGGAGCCGACACTGACCGCCATATTGACAAAACGGCGAAGGAGCACCCCGTCAAGACACGAATATACGTNCTGTCTCCGGGTGAAACCTCCGCGTCGGTAGCAAAAAAATTCCGTATAACCCNGAAAGCACTGCGCAAGCTCAACGTGCTGCGCACCTTCGCGCACGGTTTTGATAACCTGCAGCCCGGTGATGAACTGGATGTACCTGCAGTGATGCCGGATGGGAAACCGGATTCTCCTGCCAAAACCGGGGATGAACAAGCCGCCACGNCGCCCCTGAAGGACGACGAAGGCGCCATGAAAATGGCCGATATGGCCTCCCGGGCGGGAACCCTTCTGTCAAACAGTCCGGACGGAGACGCAGCTTTATCCATGGCTCGCGGTCAAATCAGCGCCGTGGCCAGCGGGCAGGTGCAGCAGTGGCTGAACCAGTTCGGTACGGCGCGCGTTCAGCTGGAGGCGGATGAACANTTTTCGCTGAAAAACTCTCAGGTTGACCTGCTTATCCCTTTTTACGAACAAAATGACGAACTTCTCTTCACTCAGGGCAGCCTGCACCGTACCGATGACCGCACCCAGGCTAACCTCGGGTTCGGGCTGCGTTACTTCGCGCCCTCTTACATGCTGGGTGGTAATATCTTCGGTGACTATGACCTGTCACACGAGCACAGCCGCACCGGGATAGGCGTGGAGTACTGGCGTGATTTCCTGAAGCTGTCTGCCAACGGTTACCTGCGCCTCAGCGACTGGCGGGATTCGCCGAATATGAAAGAATATCAGGAGCGCCCGGCCAACGGCTGGGACATTCGTGCACAGGCCTGGTTGCCATCGCTGCCGCAGCTCGGTGGTAAGCTCACTTACGAGCAGTATTACGGCAAAGGGGTGGCTCTGTTTGGCAAGGAAAACCTGCAGCAGAACCCACGCGCCATCACGGCGGGCGTGAATTTCACCCCGTTCCCGCTGCTGATGCTTGGCGCAGAGCATCGTCAGGGGGCGTCAGGAAAAAATGATAAGCGAATAAGCGCCGACTTCAGCTATCGGCTGGGCCTGCCGTGGCAGCAGCAGATAAACCCGCAGGCGGTCGCCACAATGCGCAGCCTGGCAGGAAGCCGTTACGACCTGGTGGAGCGAAATAATCATATTCTGCTGCAATATCGCAAAAAAGAGACAGTACGGCTGCATACGGTCGATCGGGTGACCGGCTATGCCGGCGAAAAGAAGTCACTGGGCGTATCGGTCAACAGTCAGTACGGTCTGGAACGCATCGACTGGTCGGCATCTTCACTGCTGGCTTGCGGGGGGCAACTGGTACGCGAAGATGCGGGCAACTGGAGCGTGATACTGCCGGAATATCAGCCCGGCGCGCAGGCCGTTAATACCTGGACAGTCAGCGGCGTGGCGGTGGACAAAAAAGGGAACGTTTCTGCCAGAGCCGACACGCAGGTGACGGTGGCACAGTCGGCCATTGACGCCAGCATGAGCCCGGTCATTCCGGCAAAAATAACGCTCGTGGCCGACGGGAAAACGCAGCAGCAGCTGGTCCTCAGCATCAACGATCGCGATGGCAAACCGGTTGATATTGCGGAAAGCGAAATCAGCGTACAGCAGGAATCAAAAATTCGTGCCGCTGGCGCCACAACGATGACGGCATTCAGCCGCCGCGCAGCCGGGGAATATATCGCCACCCTGACGGCCGGCACACTGCCGGAATCCTTCACTATCATCCCTTCAGCGCGAAACGTTCGTTTTGCACCAGTCAGCGTAGTGCTGGACAACGCTGATTCGATCGTGGTTAAAGAGCCCATTCGCGTTACGCCGGCTTCTGCCGTCGTGGGGGACACAGTCACCTATGCTGCCGTGTTGACGGATAAGCAGGGCAACCCGCAGGGGGCCGGTATCCCGGTTCACTGGCGCGCCAATGATGGCAGCACCTTAAACGAACAGACGACCAGGAGCGACGAAACCGGCACAGCCGTTGTGACCCTGACACGTACGCAGNCCGGTACGGCAAAGGTCAGCCTGACCATACCATCGGGCCAGTATACCGCGCCGGACGTCGTGTTTAGCGCTACGGACGGAACCCGGGATCCGGAACTGAGCTTTGCGAATGCACAGCAAAATGTGACCTGGACTAAAAACTTCAGCNACTCGCAGGCTGTAAAAGGCCTACCCGGTGACGTTGAACAGAAGTGGTCCAGTACGGATGAGAGCGTGGCAACGGTGAATAAAGTGGGTAAGGTGACTTTACTGAAGTCGGGTCAAACTACCATCACGGTCAAAACCTCTGCGAATGAGCACTTCATTCCGGGCCAGGCCAGTTATCTGCTGAAGATTGACAGGGCAGATCCACAGCTGGAAGTTCGGGACGGTAACGCCGTTACAGCCAGCTGGGGCGACGGTAATGACTGGAANATTACGCCAACTTTCGGCAATATCGACGCAGATGGCAGNCTGAANGCGACCTATGTCAGCAAAAACACCGGGGTGGTGACGGTGGCAGATAACGGAGTATTGCAGGCCGTAAAACCNGGCAGCACCCGCCTGACGGTAAGTACACCGAAGACAGACCAGTTTAAAGCCGCCTCTGTTGAAATCGCCTACCAACTGGATAAAGGAACGGTCGACCTCAGCTTTAAAGAGGCTGCCATNAAGACAACGGATGAAGCCCCCTTCACACTGCAGTTGCCCGAAAAGACGGTTCCGTCAGATGCCTCTATTACCTGGGATTCTTCTGATGTAAAAGTACTGAACATATCCAGTACGGGAAGCCTGCAGCACAAAGCCAAAGGTAAAGCCCGGCTAACGCTCAGCGTTGCTGCCAATGACTATTACCACGCCAGTTCCGGCGATTACGAGGTGTGGATTTACAGTCAACCCTACATTGATAAGGGTTCGATCAGTTATTTCAGTAAAGGTTTGCCGGCGATTAAAGGTGACTGGACGCCAGTATTTACTGACGACGGGCTTCATATTAGTTGGGATACAGACACTTCAGATGAATTCAGTAAAGCGGAATACGTCATGGNTTATCTGAAAGACAGTAAGGGAAATACGCTTGCACAGGAACGTGTGGATTCCCCTTCAGGCCGTTCAACGATCGAATTCGAGCCAAAAGCCTCGTTCTGGGGTAATAAACTGCGTGTAGAGCTGGCGGCACATGGATATGGTGGGCTGATTTATAGCGCCAAGTCACCTGAAATAAACGTGCGAAATCTGAAGCCACACGAAATCTGGGAAAAATTCGACGTGAAATCTCGTGTTCAAATTTATTCAGCTGATCATACCCCGCTAAATACGTGCTCCAGTATGCCAAGTGAGAGCACGGGGTTTTATGCCGTTGTTGAAGGGGGCAAGGTAGATTTTGGCGGTAAGGTATTAATATCACCGATGGACTTTAGAGGGGGGACGGACGGATTACAAAATAGTGAGGAGCGCTTTGGTTATTTTCCTGAAACCCACGACGATATCGTTTCAGACTTATCTATTCAATTCGGCGAAAGAGAAATTGGCCCGAAGTGCAGGGTTTCTCACAAGGGCCACTTTTCTATGAAAGCGTACGTTCGCTATCACGGTCAAGATTTTGTATATCAGGCTGCTGGCTCTCATTTCTGGCTTGGGAACGGCATATACTCAGAGAAGAATTTTGTTGATACTTTTGTTGATACTTCGAAATAA
- a CDS encoding MmcQ/YjbR family DNA-binding protein produces MTEVSERLTCCASQPGAQQSERREWNAIQFRVKEVPFAMFYEEGGRPXADLKSSPALADRIRDQHSDVQASTLLDPPHRNTVLPDGSLKDSQIYCLVDASLQQVLREANAAVKTKAGSHFRPPVLCIFVPYWCASWSTPPL; encoded by the coding sequence ATCACGGAGGTATCTGAACGACTGACCTGTTGCGCAAGTCAACCGGGCGCGCAGCAGAGCGAACGCCGCGAATGGAACGCGATTCAGTTCAGGGTAAAGGAGGTGCCGTTTGCGATGTTTTACGAGGAGGGCGGACGCCCGGNAGCAGACTTAAAAAGCAGCCCGGCGCTGGCTGACAGGATCCGTGACCAGCATAGCGACGTGCAGGCGAGCACGCTTTTGGATCCGCCGCACCGGAACACCGTGCTGCCGGATGGCTCGCTGAAGGATTCGCAAATTTACTGTCTGGTGGATGCGTCTTTGCAGCAGGTGCTGCGCGAAGCGAACGCGGCCGTCAAGACGAAAGCGGGGAGCCATTTTAGGCCCCCCGTGTTGTGCATCTTCGTTCCTTACTGGTGCGCTTCGTGGTCAACGCCGCCGTTATAA